The DNA window CAGGTGGATGTGGCTTCGGCCATGCTTTACAACGAGCTGAACCAGATTGTCGGCTTGGGGTACCCTCTCAGCGAGTTGAATGTGATCCACCTGCCGGACTACGACATCAATTTGCTGGAAGACTTGCTCTTCACCACCGAGCGGGTCTTGAACGACAGCAACTTTAAGGGATCCGGCCAATCCGGCAAAGAAATTGCCGCCAAACTGGTAAAAGCCTCGATTGAGGGCTGGGATTACGCCGTAGCCAATCCAGAAGAAACCGTACAAGTTGTTCTGACCTTCTGTGGGGCAACCTGCCAAGGATCCGGCTCCGAATCGGATCCCCTCAAGCATCAAACCTGGCAAATGACTGAAATTGCCAAACTGTACCAAGCGGGCCCTACCTTGGAGGGCAATGCTGGATTGTTGGATCCCTCGGTTTACCAAGCCAATGTGGAAACCCTGAAGGCGTTGGGCATTCTCAGTGCTGATCCGCCTGCAGCAGTGGTGGATTATTCGGTATGGGAAATGGCTACCGGCAAGTCAGCCCCCACCAGCTAACGGTACCTGTTACGGGGATCACAAACTGGTCAGGGGTTCCGGCCTGCCCGGGATCCCTTTTGGATCCCTTTGCAGTCTGGGAGAAACGCAAAGATTACTGACGGATGTTTGTTCGCCGTCAAATATTCTGACTAAATCCTTTACATTCGCCGCCGCAGATCGGGGATCGCTGTAACGTATGGATATGAACTTAGGTTAACAATGATGCCGAGTGGCTCTCACCCTTCCGCTAAGCCAGCGGCACACTCAGGGCAAGACCCTCCCCCTTCTTCCCAACCTGACGCCGCTCCTCCTGTCAAAGTTCGGGCAATGGTGACCGCGCCCTATGTCATCTTGCATGGGCACTTCTATCAGCCTCCCCGAGAGGATCCCAGCCTCAACCGCATTCAACGGCAGCCCAGCGCTAGCCCTTTTCACGACTGGAATGAGCGCATTCTGGCAGAGTGCTATCGTCCCAATGCCTTTGCCCGCATCCTCGATGATCAGGGGCAAGTGGTACGCATTGTTAACAACTATGAATATCTCAGTTTTAACTTTGGCCCTACCCTCCTCTCCTGGCTGGAACAGCAGGATATGGAAGTTTACCAGCGCATTCTGGCAGCGGATCGGCTGAGTGCGGAGCGACTCAACGGCCACGGTAATGCGATTGCCCAGGTGTACAACCACATCATCCTGCCCCTGGCCAATGAGCGAGACAAGTACACCCAGATCCGCTGGGGCATTGCCGACTTTCAACACCGATTTGGGCGTTATCCGCAGGGTATGTGGCTGGCGGAAACCGCCATTGATGCAGCGACAGTGGTTGCCTTGGTGGAGTGTGGGATCCGC is part of the Thermostichus vulcanus str. 'Rupite' genome and encodes:
- a CDS encoding ABC transporter substrate-binding protein, whose amino-acid sequence is MVLVLTTVLGVGSQAQSQLVDVKLQLKWFPQAQFAGYLIAKEKGFYEAEGLNVELLPIGDQSPIQTVTVGGADFGNTWITDLLTARAQGLPVVHIAQIFQQSGYAMVSLKSSGIETPLDFKGKKVGIWPSGNEYPALALMKAFDLTTSLDTGVSNPDVELITYGFDPALVFPDQVDVASAMLYNELNQIVGLGYPLSELNVIHLPDYDINLLEDLLFTTERVLNDSNFKGSGQSGKEIAAKLVKASIEGWDYAVANPEETVQVVLTFCGATCQGSGSESDPLKHQTWQMTEIAKLYQAGPTLEGNAGLLDPSVYQANVETLKALGILSADPPAAVVDYSVWEMATGKSAPTS